In Nocardioides sp. zg-1228, a single window of DNA contains:
- a CDS encoding DAK2 domain-containing protein produces the protein MEHVTHGITLDGVARFVDIATDALSSAREEIDALNVYPVPDGDTGTNMFLTVSAARDALREAMADDPGLALGDGMAVLARAALMGARGNSGVILSQMLRAYVRHLAGAAVADRPAETIAAAMAEATEASYAAVGVPVEGTILTVARAASDAAVEAAAGGARTRDVFTAAAAAARAALLRTPEQLDVLAQAGVVDAGGRGLCVVLDAVETTATGRRPTPFSAPLGTHHIPVATLAPGDDLTEDGPGYEVMYLLDVDPEREQERVVELRARLGPLGDSLVVVGGEGLWNVHVHVDDVGAAIEAGIAAGRPHRIRVTHFADLVAGRQRASTRSGRRVVAVAAGDGLAELFASAGAVVVPGGPGRRPSTGQLLEAVVQCGAHEVVVLPNDADSVRAAEIAARTAEAEHDVTVEVIPTHAQVQGLAAISVHEPGRAFDADVREMTATARHVRHGAVTVAARRAITMAGPCEPGDALGVIAGDFAVVGSDLGEVATDVLERLLAGGGELVTIVSGDGGEELARQIAAHVEQRHPHVDVAVHDGGQSRYPLLVSVE, from the coding sequence ATGGAGCACGTCACCCACGGCATCACCCTCGACGGTGTCGCGCGGTTCGTCGACATCGCGACGGACGCGCTCTCGTCGGCGCGCGAGGAGATCGACGCGCTCAACGTCTACCCGGTGCCCGACGGCGACACCGGCACCAACATGTTCCTCACCGTCTCCGCGGCCCGCGACGCGTTGCGCGAGGCGATGGCGGACGACCCCGGGCTCGCGCTCGGCGACGGGATGGCCGTGCTCGCCCGGGCCGCGCTCATGGGCGCTCGCGGCAACTCCGGGGTGATCCTCAGCCAGATGCTGCGTGCCTACGTACGTCACCTCGCCGGCGCCGCGGTCGCCGACCGGCCGGCCGAGACGATCGCCGCGGCGATGGCCGAGGCGACCGAGGCCAGCTACGCCGCCGTCGGCGTCCCCGTCGAGGGCACCATCCTCACCGTCGCGCGGGCCGCCTCGGACGCGGCGGTCGAGGCGGCGGCGGGCGGGGCGCGCACCCGCGACGTGTTCACCGCCGCGGCGGCCGCCGCCCGCGCGGCCCTGCTGCGCACGCCCGAGCAGCTCGACGTGCTGGCCCAGGCCGGGGTCGTCGACGCCGGCGGCCGCGGGCTCTGCGTCGTGCTCGACGCGGTCGAGACCACCGCCACCGGACGCCGGCCCACGCCGTTCTCGGCCCCCCTCGGCACGCACCACATCCCCGTGGCCACGCTGGCCCCGGGTGACGACCTGACCGAGGACGGCCCCGGCTACGAGGTGATGTACCTGCTCGACGTCGACCCCGAGAGGGAGCAGGAGCGGGTCGTCGAGCTCCGTGCGCGGCTCGGACCGCTCGGCGACAGCCTGGTGGTCGTCGGGGGCGAGGGCCTGTGGAACGTGCACGTGCACGTCGACGACGTCGGCGCCGCCATCGAGGCCGGGATCGCCGCCGGCCGGCCGCACCGCATCCGGGTCACCCACTTCGCCGACCTGGTCGCCGGCCGGCAGAGGGCCTCGACCCGCTCGGGCCGTCGCGTCGTCGCGGTCGCCGCCGGCGACGGACTGGCCGAGCTGTTCGCGTCGGCCGGCGCGGTCGTCGTGCCCGGCGGGCCCGGCCGTCGCCCGTCGACCGGCCAGCTCCTCGAGGCGGTCGTCCAGTGCGGCGCGCACGAGGTCGTGGTGCTCCCCAACGACGCCGACAGCGTGCGGGCCGCGGAGATCGCGGCGCGTACGGCCGAGGCGGAGCACGACGTCACCGTCGAGGTGATCCCGACGCACGCGCAGGTGCAGGGCCTGGCCGCCATCTCGGTCCATGAGCCCGGTCGTGCCTTCGACGCCGACGTCCGCGAGATGACCGCGACCGCCCGCCACGTGCGCCACGGCGCGGTGACCGTCGCCGCCCGCCGGGCCATCACGATGGCCGGCCCGTGCGAGCCCGGCGACGCGCTCGGCGTCATCGCGGGCGACTTCGCGGTGGTCGGCTCCGACCTGGGCGAGGTCGCCACCGACGTGCTGGAGCGCCTCCTCGCCGGCGGTGGCGAGCTGGTGACGATCGTGTCGGGCGACGGCGGCGAGGAGCTCGCCCGCCAGATCGCCGCCCACGTCGAGCAGCGCCACCCCCACGTCGACGTGGCGGTCCACGACGGCGGCCAGTCGCGCTACCCCCTGCTGGTCAGCGTGGAGTGA
- the rpmB gene encoding 50S ribosomal protein L28: MAAVCDICAKKPGFGNNRPWSRKITKRRFNPNIQRVRATVNGTPKRLNVCTGCLKAGKVSR; encoded by the coding sequence GTGGCTGCCGTCTGCGACATCTGCGCCAAGAAGCCGGGCTTCGGAAACAACCGTCCCTGGTCGCGCAAGATCACCAAGCGTCGTTTCAACCCCAACATCCAGCGCGTCCGGGCGACCGTCAACGGCACGCCCAAGCGCCTCAACGTCTGCACCGGCTGCCTCAAGGCCGGCAAGGTCTCCCGCTGA
- a CDS encoding thiamine-phosphate kinase has translation MALAADATLGDAGEFGLIAELIAQLGDATEADEHVLVGPGDDAAVLRVKRGHVVVSTDLMVEGRHFRRDWASAADVGHRAAAQNLSDVNAMGGVARHLTLGLAAPADLPVAWALDFARGVAEECAGIGATVVGGDLTRADQLTIAVTVLGECAQAPVLRSGARPGDVLALTGRQGWAAGGLAVLGRGFRSPRVLVEAYRRPEPPYAAGRVAAEAGATSLIDISDGLLAEAGHIADASGVAIDVRTGAFAIPEPLQAVGAALGADPMQFILGGGDDHSLLATFPDVASVPAGWQVIGEVLEGEGVTVDGGAYDGPTGWVHF, from the coding sequence ATGGCACTGGCAGCGGACGCAACCCTCGGTGACGCCGGCGAGTTCGGCCTCATCGCCGAGCTCATCGCCCAGCTCGGCGATGCCACCGAGGCCGACGAGCACGTGCTCGTCGGCCCCGGCGACGACGCCGCCGTGCTGCGGGTCAAGCGCGGCCACGTCGTGGTCTCCACCGACCTGATGGTCGAGGGCCGCCACTTCCGCCGCGACTGGGCCAGCGCCGCCGACGTGGGCCACCGGGCCGCCGCGCAGAACCTCTCGGACGTCAACGCCATGGGCGGGGTCGCCCGCCACCTCACCCTCGGCCTGGCCGCGCCGGCGGACCTCCCGGTGGCGTGGGCGCTCGACTTCGCCCGCGGCGTCGCGGAGGAGTGCGCGGGCATCGGCGCGACCGTCGTCGGCGGCGACCTGACCCGCGCCGACCAGCTGACGATCGCGGTCACCGTCCTCGGCGAGTGCGCCCAGGCGCCGGTCCTGCGCTCGGGCGCCCGGCCGGGCGACGTGCTCGCGCTGACCGGCCGCCAGGGGTGGGCCGCCGGTGGGCTGGCCGTCCTCGGCCGCGGGTTCCGCTCGCCGCGGGTGCTGGTGGAGGCCTACCGCCGCCCCGAGCCGCCGTACGCCGCGGGCCGGGTCGCCGCAGAGGCGGGGGCGACCTCGCTCATCGACATCTCCGACGGCCTCCTGGCCGAGGCCGGGCACATCGCCGACGCGAGCGGCGTCGCGATCGACGTCCGCACCGGGGCGTTCGCGATCCCCGAGCCGCTCCAGGCCGTGGGCGCCGCCCTCGGCGCCGACCCGATGCAGTTCATCCTCGGCGGCGGTGACGACCACTCCCTGCTGGCCACCTTCCCCGACGTGGCGTCGGTGCCCGCCGGGTGGCAGGTGATCGGCGAGGTGCTCGAGGGGGAGGGCGTCACCGTCGACGGCGGGGCGTACGACGGCCCCACCGGCTGGGTCCACTTCTGA
- a CDS encoding Lrp/AsnC ligand binding domain-containing protein produces MVVQAYILIQTDVGKAAEVAREIAQVNGVTLAEDVTGPYDVIVRAEAKNVDELGKLVVSKVQNLDGITRTLTCPVVHI; encoded by the coding sequence ATGGTCGTCCAGGCCTACATCCTGATCCAGACCGACGTCGGCAAGGCCGCCGAGGTCGCCCGCGAGATCGCGCAGGTCAACGGCGTCACGCTCGCCGAGGACGTCACCGGTCCCTACGACGTGATCGTCCGCGCCGAGGCCAAGAACGTCGACGAGCTGGGCAAGCTCGTCGTGTCCAAGGTGCAGAACCTCGACGGCATCACCCGCACGCTCACCTGCCCGGTCGTCCACATCTGA
- a CDS encoding DUF3515 domain-containing protein translates to MQPPRRLGPTTGRGVVTSVTLGVLVLGAGTGCSGAPRIDDVDLSERDRAACEALVADLPDTLAGQERRDVEPAGALGAAWGDPAYVLSCGVERPDDYEPTAECSVIAGVGWYVTPDQLTDISETATPVALTLDPLVELTVPADYRTEGIDRALADLAPALKEHLREGLPCL, encoded by the coding sequence GTGCAGCCGCCTCGACGCCTCGGCCCCACCACGGGCCGGGGCGTCGTCACGTCCGTCACCCTCGGCGTCCTCGTCCTGGGCGCGGGCACCGGGTGCTCGGGCGCACCGAGGATCGACGACGTCGACCTGTCCGAGCGCGACCGCGCCGCGTGCGAGGCGCTGGTCGCCGACCTCCCCGACACGCTCGCCGGCCAGGAGCGTCGCGACGTGGAGCCCGCCGGGGCGCTCGGCGCGGCCTGGGGCGATCCGGCCTACGTCCTCTCCTGCGGCGTGGAGCGGCCCGACGACTACGAGCCCACGGCGGAGTGCAGCGTCATCGCGGGCGTCGGCTGGTACGTCACCCCGGACCAGCTCACCGACATCTCGGAGACCGCGACGCCGGTGGCCCTCACCCTCGACCCGCTCGTCGAGCTCACGGTGCCCGCCGACTACCGCACCGAGGGGATCGACCGCGCGCTCGCCGACCTGGCGCCGGCGCTGAAGGAGCACCTGCGCGAGGGCCTCCCCTGCCTGTGA
- a CDS encoding D-alanine--D-alanine ligase family protein gives MNDTPPGTTSDPTPDSATRKPRVAVVFGGRSSEHGISCVTAGSVLAAIDRGAYDVVPVGIATDGRWVLERDEPARLAIRGSDLPQVDADRSPVALRGATTGTDLVVTEASSVPSVIGEVDVVFPLLHGPWGEDGTLQGMLEMAGVRYVGSGVLASAIGMDKAYMKVVLQAAGLPVTPGIVVTRTEWEQDPVGCRARIEELGFPSFAKPARAGSSMGISKVHDATEVADALEEAFRHDPKVLVEHSMEGAREVECGVLGTFEGPPETSRPGEVRTGGDHEFYDFEAKYLPDQHTEIDIPAHVSAETEQELRAMAVRAFEALSCEGLARVDFFLMPDGSLVINELNTMPGFTPTSMYPQLWAATGMSYPDLVDRLVQLALRRDTGLR, from the coding sequence ATGAACGACACTCCCCCCGGCACCACCTCGGACCCCACCCCCGACTCCGCTACGCGCAAGCCGCGCGTCGCCGTCGTCTTCGGGGGCCGCTCCTCCGAGCACGGCATCTCCTGCGTCACCGCCGGGAGCGTGCTGGCCGCGATCGACCGCGGGGCCTACGACGTGGTGCCGGTCGGGATCGCCACCGACGGGCGGTGGGTGCTCGAGCGCGACGAGCCGGCGCGTCTTGCGATCCGGGGCAGCGACCTCCCGCAGGTCGACGCCGACCGGTCGCCCGTCGCGCTGCGGGGCGCGACCACGGGCACCGACCTCGTCGTCACCGAGGCGTCCAGCGTCCCGTCGGTCATCGGCGAGGTCGACGTGGTGTTCCCGCTGCTCCACGGGCCGTGGGGCGAGGACGGCACCCTCCAGGGCATGCTCGAGATGGCCGGCGTGCGCTACGTCGGCTCCGGCGTGCTCGCCTCGGCGATCGGCATGGACAAGGCCTACATGAAGGTGGTCCTGCAGGCCGCCGGGCTGCCGGTCACGCCCGGCATCGTCGTCACCCGCACCGAGTGGGAGCAGGACCCCGTCGGCTGCCGCGCCCGGATCGAGGAGCTCGGGTTCCCGTCGTTCGCCAAGCCGGCCCGCGCCGGCTCGAGCATGGGCATCAGCAAGGTCCACGACGCCACCGAGGTCGCGGACGCGCTCGAGGAGGCGTTCCGCCACGACCCCAAGGTGCTCGTCGAGCACTCGATGGAGGGTGCCCGCGAGGTGGAGTGCGGCGTGCTCGGCACGTTCGAGGGACCGCCCGAGACCTCGCGCCCCGGCGAGGTGCGCACCGGCGGAGACCACGAGTTCTACGACTTCGAGGCCAAGTACCTCCCCGACCAGCACACCGAGATCGACATCCCCGCCCACGTCTCCGCCGAGACCGAGCAGGAGCTGCGCGCGATGGCGGTGCGGGCGTTCGAGGCGCTGTCGTGCGAGGGGCTCGCCCGGGTCGACTTCTTCCTCATGCCCGACGGGTCGCTGGTGATCAACGAGCTCAACACGATGCCGGGGTTCACGCCGACCTCCATGTATCCCCAGCTGTGGGCGGCCACCGGCATGTCCTACCCCGACCTCGTCGACCGGCTCGTCCAGCTGGCGCTGCGCCGCGACACCGGCCTGCGCTGA
- a CDS encoding aminotransferase class I/II-fold pyridoxal phosphate-dependent enzyme, giving the protein MAADSPLRPGTIAVTAGRPDKVPDAPLNTPITMAATYVAGGEVEYGRYGNPTWTALEDALGALEGGRCLTFASGLAAVATVLDLVGAEGKVVAPRHGYTGTIMQLADLEARGRLRAELVDVTDTDAVVAACDGAALVWLESPTNPALEVADIPTITKAAHEAGAYVVVDNTFATPLLQRPLDDDVDIVVHSATKYLAGHSDVQMGAIVTRDDELHGVLKGRRDLVGAIPGPFEAWLTLRGLRTLHLRVERAQANAQELARRLAEHPALSEVRYPGFGAIVSIVLAQGEMAADLLSRKTRLWIHATSLGGVESTLERRRRWKAEAATIPDGLVRLSVGIEDVEDLWDDLRAALDGCVG; this is encoded by the coding sequence ATGGCTGCAGACTCACCGCTCAGGCCCGGCACGATCGCCGTCACGGCCGGTCGGCCCGACAAGGTCCCCGACGCGCCGCTCAACACCCCGATCACGATGGCGGCGACCTACGTCGCCGGCGGCGAGGTGGAGTACGGGCGCTACGGCAACCCGACGTGGACGGCGCTGGAGGACGCGCTCGGCGCCCTGGAGGGCGGCCGCTGCCTGACCTTCGCCTCCGGCCTGGCCGCGGTCGCCACCGTGCTCGACCTGGTGGGCGCGGAGGGAAAGGTCGTCGCGCCACGGCACGGCTACACCGGCACGATCATGCAGCTCGCCGACCTGGAGGCCCGGGGCCGGCTCAGGGCGGAGCTGGTCGACGTCACCGACACCGACGCGGTGGTGGCGGCCTGCGACGGCGCCGCGCTGGTGTGGCTGGAGTCGCCCACCAACCCGGCCCTGGAGGTCGCCGACATCCCCACGATCACGAAGGCGGCGCACGAGGCCGGGGCGTACGTCGTGGTCGACAACACCTTCGCCACTCCCCTGCTCCAGCGGCCCCTCGACGACGACGTCGACATCGTCGTGCACTCCGCCACCAAGTACCTCGCCGGGCACTCCGACGTGCAGATGGGCGCGATCGTCACCCGCGACGACGAGCTCCACGGCGTGCTCAAGGGACGTCGCGACCTCGTCGGGGCGATCCCCGGCCCGTTCGAGGCGTGGCTGACCCTGCGCGGCCTGCGCACCCTGCACCTGCGCGTCGAGCGCGCGCAGGCCAACGCCCAGGAGCTGGCCCGCCGGCTCGCCGAGCACCCCGCGCTGTCGGAGGTGCGCTACCCCGGCTTCGGCGCGATCGTCAGCATCGTGCTCGCCCAGGGGGAGATGGCCGCCGACCTGCTCAGCCGCAAGACCCGGCTGTGGATCCACGCCACGTCGCTCGGCGGCGTCGAGTCGACCCTGGAGCGCCGCCGGCGCTGGAAGGCCGAGGCGGCCACCATCCCCGACGGCCTGGTGCGGCTCTCCGTCGGCATCGAGGACGTCGAGGACCTCTGGGACGACCTCCGCGCCGCGCTCGACGGCTGCGTCGGCTGA